From the Winogradskyella forsetii genome, the window TGAGTGTATAAAAAGAGAAATCGCAGAAGAATTAAATATTAAAATTGAGATAAATGAAAGGTTGACACCTGTAACTTATAAATATCCTGATTTTAAAATTAAATTAATTCCATTTATTGCTAAACATTTTTCTGGAGAATTAAAACTAAAAGAGCATTCCGATTTTGTAATTGCGAACAAGGAGGAATTAAATAATTTAGATTGGGCTGAAGCCGATTTACCAATTTTGAAAGAATTTTTAGCATTATGAATCAAGGAATTTACGAAGAATTAATCACACTTCTTGTCTCTGAAAAATTAAAAAGCCTTGATAAGGACAAATTCTATCTGAAAAAAAATATAATTGATAAAGAGGATGCCGCAACTATTCTATCCAAACACTTAGCACAAACTTTAAAACACGCTTTCCAACTTATTAAAGGCAAAACAGGACTACAAATTGAAATTGCCAACAA encodes:
- a CDS encoding (deoxy)nucleoside triphosphate pyrophosphohydrolase, coding for MKAIKVTCAIIHFDDKILAVQRSTKMKLPLKWEFAGGKIEQGESEIECIKREIAEELNIKIEINERLTPVTYKYPDFKIKLIPFIAKHFSGELKLKEHSDFVIANKEELNNLDWAEADLPILKEFLAL